From Triticum aestivum cultivar Chinese Spring chromosome 4A, IWGSC CS RefSeq v2.1, whole genome shotgun sequence, a single genomic window includes:
- the LOC123084661 gene encoding uncharacterized protein, with translation MSPAAWTRTRKLVLGLPLLAGRSSRSAGDGRSSSYFAGAGAAGEKKKRSTAVRKVVAIGAISLAGGVALSAINDLAIFHGCTSKAIDKASENPEVVQAIGVPIARGPWYDASVVLGHRRRSVACTFPVTGPRGSGVFQIEAVRNGEDGVLSFLRHHDWEILAMDARLELQLEALPSDDGSQGQQPVVMNLNLMSSTSADDDDNCKISDTAGGGEIS, from the exons ATGTCGCCGGCGGCGTGGACGAGGACGAGGAAGCTCGTGCTTGGCCTTCCCCTGCTCGCCGGCCGAAGCAGCAGATCCGCTGGAGATGGCCG CTCCTCCTCCTACTTTGCCGGTGCCGGTGCCGccggagagaagaagaagaggtcTACGGCAGTCCGGAAGGTGGTGGCTATCGGGGCCATCAGCCTGGCCGGGGGAGTCGCCCTCAGCGCCATCAACGACCTCGCCATCTTCCACGGATGCACCAG CAAGGCGATCGACAAGGCTAGCGAGAACCCAGAGGTCGTACAGGCGATCGGGGTGCCTATAGCTAGAGGCCCATGGTACGATGCATCTGTCGTTTTGGGTCATCGGCGCCGATCCGTGGCGTGCACGTTCCCGGTCACAGGGCCACGGGGTTCGGGAGTGTTTCAGATCGAGGCCGTCCGGAATGGAG AGGATGGTGTGCTTTCGTTTCTGCGCCACCACGACTGGGAGATACTGGCCATGGATGCTCGCCTGGAACTGCAGCTAGAAGCACTACCTTCAGATGATGGCAGTCAGGGTCAGCAACCAGTCGTGATGAACCTAAACCTGATGAGCAGCACTTCTGCTGATGACGACGACAATTGTAAGATTAGTGATACTGCTGGTGGTGGGGAAATCAGTTGA
- the LOC123084658 gene encoding probable serine/threonine-protein kinase PBL7 has translation MGILCCFQSGADKLLDHGHGGGGGGGGGGPAAVPSSTTKKPPPRDAPAVTVRPPNLLRRDDDHQEEEGARSSSNNNNLATLVDEIVAESATHQHNRRVADEILGMNKEEAAVTARAFTFAELSEASGGFRVDSMLGEGGFGPVYRGRLRDGTEVAVKQLDRNGLQGTREFLVEVLMLSLLKHPQLVTLIGYCADANHRMLVYEFMPQGSLEDHLLDLPPSSRGLDWAMRMRIAQGAARGLEYLHDASRRPGPPVIYRDFKASNILLDGCFRAHLSDFGLAKVGPVGDKTHVSTRVMGTYGYCAPEYALTGKLTTMSDVYSFGVVFLEIITGRRVIDTSRPRDEHNLVQWAAPRFKSKKRFREMADPLLRGAYPTKGLYQALAISAMCLQEDATMRPSIADVVTALDYLTGVAKPSPPSQQQSPSPSPSPTHPQQQSPSPSPSPTHPQQQSPPKEEEDDATD, from the exons ATGGGCATCTTGTGTTGCTTCCAGTCCGGCGCCGACAAGCTCCTGGATCATggtcatggtggtggtggtggtggtggtggtggtggtccggCGGCCGTACCTTCTTCCACAACCAAGAAGCCGCCTCCCCGAGACGCTCCAGCCGTCACCGTCCGCCCCCCTAATCTGCTGCGACGAGATGACGATCATCAAGAGGAGGAGGGCGcccgcagcagcagcaacaacaacaaccttGCCACCCTCGTCGATGAGATTGTTGCAGAATCAG CGACGCACCAGCACAACCGGCGGGTGGCTGACGAGATCCTGGGGATGAacaaggaggaggcggcggtgacGGCGCGCGCATTCACATTCGCCGAGCTCTCGGAGGCCAGCGGCGGGTTCCGGGTGGACTCGATGCTGGGCGAGGGCGGGTTCGGGCCGGTGTACCGTGGGCGGCTGCGGGACGGCACGGAGGTGGCGGTGAAGCAGCTGGACCGCAACGGGCTGCAGGGCACGCGCGAGTTCCTGGTGGAGGTGCTCATGCTCAGCCTCCTCAAGCACCCCCAACTCGTCACCCTCATCGGCTACTGCGCCGACGCCAACCACCGCATGCTCGTCTACGAGTTCATGCCCCAGGGCTCCCTCGAGGACCACCTCCTGGACCTGCCGCCGTCGTCCCGGGGGCTCGACTGGGCCATGCGCATGCGCATCGCGCAGGGCGCCGCCCGGGGCCTTGAGTACCTCCACGACGCctcccgccgccccggcccgcccgtcATCTACCGCGACTTCAAGGCCTCCAACATCCTCCTCGACGGCTGCTTCCGCGCGCACCTCTCCGACTTTGGCCTCGCCAAGGTCGGCCCCGTCGGCGACAAGACCCATGTCTCCACCAGGGTCATGGGCACCTACGGCTACTGCGCCCCCGAGTACGCGCTCACGGGCAAGCTCACCACCATGTCCGACGTCTATAGCTTCGGCGTCGTCTTCCTCGAGATCATCACGGGGCGGCGCGTCATCGACACGTCCAGGCCCCGTGATGAGCACAACCTTGTGCAGTGGGCGGCACCGCGCTTCAAGAGCAAGAAGCGCTTCAGGGAGATGGCCGACCCGCTCCTCCGCGGCGCATACCCAACCAAGGGGCTCTACCAGGCGCTCGCCATCTCCGCCATGTGTCTGCAGGAGGATGCCACCATGCGCCCCTCCATCGCCGACGTTGTCACGGCGCTCGACTACCTCACCGGCGTCGCCAAGCCTTCCCCTCCCTCTCAACAACAGTCGCCTTCCCCTAGCCCTAGCCCTACCCATCCTCAACAACAGTCGCCTTCCCCTAGCCCTAGCCCTACCCATCCTCAACAACAGTCGCCgcccaaggaggaggaggatgatgccACTGACTAG